A genomic window from Nomascus leucogenys isolate Asia chromosome 10, Asia_NLE_v1, whole genome shotgun sequence includes:
- the LOC100581202 gene encoding LOW QUALITY PROTEIN: uncharacterized protein LOC100581202 (The sequence of the model RefSeq protein was modified relative to this genomic sequence to represent the inferred CDS: inserted 1 base in 1 codon), whose amino-acid sequence MAMHLSGVNADSDCMATFTLSFIVAVNALFLSFSPLKIREHAGLSCVRHSIPHMVGEGGCGSDGSTAAHPGGWTCVPGYQSLRLTSPHVHAALPLAVSTFWVSLKDFTGADFTKAKLFLXEVDMKDLKSGLLKMRGHQLQKSKHRLMTYLHPTRF is encoded by the exons atggccatgCATTTATCTGGAGTCAATGCTGATTCTGACTGCATGGCCACCTTTACCCTCAG CTTCATTGTAGCTGTGAATGCTCTGTTCCTCTCCTTTTCACCCCTGAAGATTCGCGAACATGCAGGATTGAGCTGTGTGAGGCATAGCATTCCCCACATGGTAGGCGAAGGAGGCTGTGGGTCTGATGGCTCTACCGCCGCCCACCCGGGTGGATGGACATGTGTTCCGGGATATCAGAGCCTGCGGCTGACCAGCCCACATGTCCACGCAGCCCTCCCGCTGGCTGTGTCGACATTTTGGGTGTCACTGAAGGATTTTACTGGTGCAGACTTTACAAAGGCAAAATTGTTTC AGGAAGTGGAcatgaaagatctaaaatcaggGCTGCTTAAAATGAGAGGCCATCAGTTGCAGAAAAGCAAGCACAGATTAATGACCTATCTACATCCTACACGGTTTTAG